A portion of the Gimesia chilikensis genome contains these proteins:
- a CDS encoding FAD-dependent oxidoreductase encodes MRILIVGAGIGGMTLAALLKQRGYHPTLIERAPDFEHAGYMLGLWPLGYRVLHGLGLYEQFAAETLECRHYEVRDNHGDLVKHWSMAPISDRFGPNLSCTRPQLIKLLHSAIDDLDLRFNTTLETLYDDGETATVAFSDGRTETFDLVVGADGIHSKVRQMIFGDQPYYHTNWGGWVWWVGLDQVPQETFIEHWGAGRFFGIYPTTQGAGVYAGAPVTDDFSQPGPGRNQRIRDRFAGMGELVETCLESLPDDNSDLFFWKLSDVRAKEWTRGRVVLLGDAAAGFLPTAGIGASMAMESAAVLADELSRTNTQFLEHALALYVKRRQHRVESTQNDSRHLAKMMFIKSATVSHIRDVATKFYSLEQLAGSIAKAFDEPI; translated from the coding sequence ATGCGAATACTTATCGTCGGAGCCGGTATCGGGGGGATGACGCTGGCGGCGCTGCTCAAACAGCGTGGTTATCATCCCACGCTCATCGAGCGTGCCCCTGATTTTGAACACGCCGGCTACATGCTGGGACTCTGGCCCCTTGGTTATCGGGTGCTGCATGGCCTGGGTCTCTATGAGCAGTTCGCCGCCGAGACTCTCGAATGCAGACATTACGAAGTCCGCGATAATCATGGCGATCTCGTCAAGCACTGGTCGATGGCACCGATCTCGGATCGCTTCGGCCCCAACCTGAGTTGCACGCGTCCCCAGTTGATCAAGCTCCTGCATTCGGCCATCGACGATCTCGATCTCCGTTTCAATACGACACTCGAAACGCTTTACGATGACGGCGAGACGGCAACCGTTGCATTCAGCGATGGCCGTACTGAGACATTCGATCTCGTCGTCGGTGCCGACGGCATTCATTCGAAGGTGCGACAGATGATCTTCGGCGATCAACCTTACTACCACACCAACTGGGGTGGCTGGGTCTGGTGGGTCGGCCTGGATCAAGTGCCGCAGGAAACCTTCATCGAACACTGGGGCGCCGGACGCTTCTTCGGGATCTATCCCACAACTCAAGGCGCGGGCGTTTATGCCGGTGCGCCGGTGACAGACGACTTCAGTCAGCCGGGGCCGGGTCGCAATCAGCGGATTCGAGACCGGTTCGCCGGGATGGGGGAACTGGTCGAAACCTGCCTGGAGTCGCTTCCCGATGACAATTCCGATCTCTTCTTCTGGAAACTCTCCGACGTGCGAGCCAAAGAGTGGACCCGCGGCCGCGTGGTGCTGCTGGGTGATGCGGCAGCCGGTTTCCTCCCCACCGCCGGCATCGGTGCATCAATGGCAATGGAGTCTGCGGCAGTTCTGGCCGATGAACTTTCCCGCACCAATACGCAATTCCTGGAACATGCCCTCGCGCTGTATGTCAAACGCCGCCAGCATCGCGTGGAGAGCACCCAGAACGACTCGCGACATCTGGCGAAGATGATGTTCATCAAATCCGCCACCGTCTCTCATATCCGCGACGTCGCCACGAAATTCTATTCCCTCGAACAACTGGCCGGTTCGATTGCGAAAGCGTTTGACGAACCAATCTGA
- a CDS encoding DUF4177 domain-containing protein — translation MAIFICSECGHTEETPEEYIGKKARCLSCQTMGTVQAKPPAPPRQSPQPVVKESSATPPPQDFVKEETPTPPAPASASRSNSLTFVLIGLVAAILLIQLLSIQLNMPATAQWEYKIVSPKDSVIIEELDDLGERGWEVVTARRASGYNDSYSYEMILKRAK, via the coding sequence ATGGCCATTTTTATCTGCTCCGAATGCGGACATACCGAAGAAACACCCGAAGAATACATTGGTAAAAAAGCTCGCTGCCTCAGCTGTCAGACGATGGGAACAGTTCAGGCCAAACCACCCGCCCCTCCTCGGCAGTCTCCCCAACCTGTGGTAAAGGAGTCGAGTGCCACTCCGCCGCCTCAGGATTTTGTGAAAGAGGAAACGCCCACTCCCCCGGCACCAGCGTCTGCCTCCAGATCAAATTCACTTACCTTTGTGCTGATTGGACTGGTGGCTGCGATACTTCTCATTCAGTTGCTGAGTATCCAGCTCAACATGCCTGCAACAGCCCAGTGGGAATATAAGATTGTTTCCCCGAAAGACTCCGTCATCATTGAAGAACTCGATGACCTGGGTGAACGAGGCTGGGAAGTAGTCACCGCCAGACGCGCTTCAGGCTACAATGACTCGTACTCATATGAAATGATTCTAAAGCGGGCTAAATAG
- a CDS encoding 3-hydroxyacyl-ACP dehydratase FabZ family protein: MQTYHHEFSSVEDYLHHRAPYLMVDDIQSISDSEIVTSRRVTGEEYFLQGHFPGAPVVPGAMMQEMTTQSAGILIAARYNPMSEYNTHDPHFNEYALGVLVKVEQARFKGFARPGDQLEIRVNLNERLSGIFDFRATIAVGEKIIMRNRFQLTNIESSVLTGPVGV, encoded by the coding sequence ATGCAAACCTACCACCACGAATTCTCGTCCGTTGAAGACTACCTGCACCACCGGGCTCCTTACCTGATGGTCGATGACATCCAGTCGATTTCGGACAGTGAGATTGTCACCTCTCGGCGCGTCACGGGTGAGGAGTATTTTCTGCAGGGGCACTTTCCGGGGGCACCGGTGGTGCCGGGTGCGATGATGCAGGAAATGACCACGCAATCCGCGGGGATCCTCATCGCCGCCCGTTATAATCCGATGTCGGAATACAACACTCACGATCCGCATTTTAATGAGTACGCCCTGGGTGTGCTGGTCAAAGTGGAACAGGCCCGCTTCAAAGGCTTCGCCCGCCCCGGGGATCAGCTGGAAATCCGGGTGAATCTGAATGAACGGCTGAGTGGGATCTTCGATTTCCGGGCGACCATTGCTGTCGGGGAAAAGATCATCATGCGGAACCGCTTTCAGCTGACGAACATCGAATCCAGCGTGTTGACCGGTCCGGTCGGGGTGTAG
- a CDS encoding J domain-containing protein, with the protein MSESDEPQWDLLPDDPEQFFSLSGDYDVRDLKRSYNALIKRFKPEKCPEEFQRIRAAYERLNDALRYGETLNPGSLPPQAQFDWSAPPAPGNQAQESSEEQTILPPSDIDHGESESESTPLLEFPELYERVQQEPLPEVYEELKTLPHKTPYDYYALALISDLISDEEFSFPFWLLKGLKAHPEEPALFELLHQYFLTDQTVKGLGKLLVETARVIRNDRFYYLTENAWDRLLREVPFNQFRQVLEACEANLLDHEVDHMLVFYVHLLKAGLWKADPDWIRMILVQIDEYHERMSYWLELEYEFLFLIRSYREQREEFLKGGPIRKLIDQTIIDYCTQSEQVADRRFLECQQTLVSQRDELLKEFDVPSRGCQDVIYLWETIAADVSERIDTEWSPDDPATLPEQTHRLAGQLFAETEGAEYRKAVKIPTLAFVLIFLVSIIVGLLFALNKSDSISAILLIAGCLLLFNGVTFIISYLVADVVTQEFYLSWWRRQLLTFYQSHWFPLPYLAAELKRLNGTQIGKEKFRGMSEVAHMLRNDAGLWFYSTAQRLLAACR; encoded by the coding sequence ATGAGCGAATCTGACGAACCACAGTGGGACCTGTTACCGGATGACCCCGAACAGTTTTTTTCTCTGTCGGGCGATTACGATGTGCGCGACCTGAAACGCAGCTACAACGCGCTGATCAAACGCTTTAAACCGGAGAAATGCCCCGAAGAATTCCAGCGGATCCGGGCCGCTTATGAACGTCTGAACGACGCGCTCCGTTATGGAGAAACACTGAATCCGGGCAGCTTACCACCCCAGGCGCAGTTCGACTGGTCAGCCCCGCCCGCTCCCGGTAACCAGGCTCAGGAGTCTTCCGAGGAACAGACCATCCTGCCTCCCTCGGACATCGATCACGGTGAGTCGGAATCGGAATCCACACCGCTGCTTGAATTCCCCGAGCTCTACGAACGCGTCCAGCAGGAACCACTGCCGGAGGTCTACGAGGAACTCAAGACCCTCCCGCACAAAACGCCTTACGATTATTATGCACTCGCGCTGATTTCGGATCTGATTTCTGACGAAGAGTTTTCATTCCCGTTCTGGCTGCTGAAAGGGCTGAAAGCCCATCCGGAAGAGCCGGCCCTGTTTGAACTGCTGCACCAGTATTTTTTGACCGACCAGACCGTTAAGGGTTTGGGCAAGCTGCTGGTCGAGACGGCGCGGGTCATTCGTAACGATCGTTTCTATTATCTCACGGAAAACGCCTGGGACCGTCTGCTCCGGGAAGTTCCCTTCAACCAGTTTCGCCAGGTGCTGGAGGCCTGTGAAGCGAACCTGCTCGATCACGAAGTCGATCATATGCTGGTGTTCTACGTGCATCTGCTCAAAGCGGGTCTGTGGAAAGCGGACCCCGACTGGATCCGCATGATCCTCGTCCAGATCGACGAATACCACGAGCGGATGTCGTACTGGCTCGAACTCGAATACGAATTCCTGTTTCTGATTCGCAGCTACCGGGAACAGCGCGAGGAGTTTTTAAAAGGCGGGCCGATCAGAAAACTGATCGATCAAACGATTATCGACTACTGCACCCAGAGCGAACAGGTGGCGGATCGCCGGTTTCTGGAATGTCAGCAGACGCTGGTCTCACAACGCGATGAACTGTTGAAAGAATTCGATGTGCCCAGCCGGGGTTGCCAAGACGTGATCTACCTCTGGGAAACGATCGCCGCGGATGTCTCCGAACGCATCGACACCGAATGGTCCCCCGATGATCCAGCGACCTTACCGGAACAGACGCACCGTCTGGCCGGTCAACTGTTTGCCGAAACGGAAGGTGCCGAGTATCGCAAAGCGGTGAAGATCCCCACGCTGGCTTTCGTGCTGATCTTCCTGGTCTCGATTATCGTCGGCCTGCTCTTCGCCCTCAATAAATCCGATTCGATCTCCGCTATTCTGCTGATCGCAGGCTGTCTGCTGCTCTTTAACGGCGTGACGTTCATCATCAGTTACCTGGTCGCAGACGTCGTCACCCAGGAATTCTACCTCTCCTGGTGGCGACGACAGCTGTTAACCTTCTATCAGTCACACTGGTTTCCACTACCCTACCTGGCAGCAGAGTTAAAGCGGCTCAACGGCACCCAGATCGGCAAGGAAAAGTTCCGCGGCATGAGCGAAGTAGCCCACATGCTCCGCAACGATGCCGGTCTCTGGTTTTACTCCACCGCCCAGCGGCTGCTGGCGGCCTGTCGTTGA
- a CDS encoding Hsp70 family protein — protein sequence MTHMIGIDLGTSNSLCAVFEDGQPRLIPNALNSFLTPSVISVSEDNRVLVGAAAKEMRVTQPERCAWVFKRLMGTEQSVKIGTHTFTAPEMSSLVLQSLKQDAEAYLGAPVEDAIITVPAYFNDHQRNATKLAGELAGLNVRRIINEPTAAALTYGFHDRGADKRLIVIDLGGGTFDVTAMEVFEGTLEIISTAGESMLGGEDFTDRILAWTLSTQKMQLEVAEMKAPLLVARLKQECEAAKHAFSTASEARIRFPDVQGEITEQSPVITISQEQFQKLSEPLIKRLSRPIARAVRDSRIPPQEFTDVILVGGATRMEVVRSFVRSFFETEPLCSYNPDEVVALGAAVQAALIQDDQAVDDMVMTDICPFTLGTEVIKEFGQRKVDGYFLPVIHRNTTIPVSREEVVYTVSPNQRQVAVGVYQGESRKVEDNLFLGKLEVKGIPPGPAGKPVHLRFTYDLNGILEVEAYVPETGKKSTLILTQHARLSSSKEIKSAVKKLQALKFYPRDDVRNQHLLSFAERVIGEVSPYQREDLESMIDQFEHAMSSGDREYFDSVRQNLLTSLAALGFHYDEEEGRERES from the coding sequence ATGACACATATGATTGGTATCGACCTGGGAACCTCCAACTCCCTGTGCGCCGTCTTTGAAGATGGTCAGCCCAGGCTCATCCCTAATGCCCTGAACTCGTTTCTGACGCCCTCTGTGATCAGTGTTTCGGAGGACAATCGTGTGCTCGTGGGCGCTGCCGCCAAGGAAATGCGGGTCACGCAACCGGAACGCTGCGCCTGGGTTTTTAAACGACTTATGGGGACCGAGCAGAGTGTGAAAATCGGCACGCATACCTTCACCGCGCCGGAGATGTCTAGTCTGGTCCTGCAGTCACTCAAACAGGATGCGGAAGCCTACCTGGGAGCCCCGGTGGAGGATGCCATCATCACGGTTCCCGCTTATTTCAATGATCATCAGCGGAATGCCACCAAGCTGGCGGGAGAGCTGGCCGGTCTGAATGTCAGGCGTATCATCAATGAACCGACGGCGGCGGCCCTCACATATGGTTTTCATGATCGAGGGGCCGACAAGCGACTGATTGTCATCGACCTCGGCGGCGGCACCTTCGATGTCACCGCGATGGAAGTCTTTGAAGGAACCCTGGAAATCATCTCCACCGCAGGCGAGAGCATGCTGGGTGGCGAAGACTTTACCGATCGCATTCTGGCATGGACACTCAGCACACAGAAAATGCAACTGGAAGTGGCTGAAATGAAAGCCCCCCTGCTCGTCGCACGACTCAAGCAGGAATGCGAGGCTGCCAAACATGCCTTCTCGACAGCTTCGGAAGCCAGAATTCGTTTCCCTGACGTGCAGGGCGAAATCACCGAGCAGTCTCCGGTCATTACGATTTCACAGGAACAGTTCCAGAAACTGAGCGAACCATTAATCAAACGTCTCTCGCGGCCCATCGCCCGGGCTGTTCGGGATTCGCGGATTCCGCCGCAGGAATTCACAGACGTGATTCTGGTCGGTGGTGCCACCCGCATGGAGGTCGTCCGCTCTTTTGTGCGTTCCTTCTTCGAGACCGAGCCGCTCTGTTCTTATAACCCGGACGAAGTTGTGGCGCTCGGCGCTGCGGTGCAGGCAGCGTTGATCCAGGATGACCAGGCCGTCGACGACATGGTGATGACCGACATTTGCCCCTTCACACTGGGAACGGAGGTCATTAAGGAATTTGGCCAGCGTAAGGTGGACGGCTATTTCCTGCCCGTGATTCATCGCAACACCACCATTCCAGTCTCCCGCGAAGAAGTGGTGTATACGGTCTCACCCAATCAGCGGCAGGTTGCTGTCGGCGTCTACCAGGGGGAATCGCGCAAAGTCGAGGACAATCTCTTCCTGGGCAAACTGGAGGTCAAAGGGATTCCCCCCGGACCAGCGGGCAAGCCCGTGCATCTGCGGTTCACGTATGACTTAAACGGCATTCTGGAAGTCGAAGCCTACGTGCCGGAAACCGGTAAAAAATCAACGCTCATACTCACTCAACACGCCCGGCTCTCCTCCAGTAAAGAGATCAAGTCGGCCGTGAAGAAGTTGCAGGCGCTCAAATTTTACCCGCGGGACGATGTGCGTAATCAGCATCTACTCTCCTTTGCGGAGCGGGTCATCGGCGAAGTCAGCCCTTACCAGCGCGAAGATCTGGAATCCATGATCGATCAGTTCGAGCATGCGATGTCCTCCGGCGATCGCGAATATTTCGACTCCGTCCGTCAGAATCTGTTAACCTCCCTGGCAGCCCTGGGATTCCACTACGATGAAGAGGAAGGCCGGGAACGCGAATCATGA
- a CDS encoding carboxypeptidase regulatory-like domain-containing protein yields MSWHTLIDPALSSRLCLTLLHSLWQITLVALLVWCIDRLWKSLAVEQRYTLYVSALVLACLSLPINFQWLRVTDTNQAELSQSGTPVVFKSVPPAGPELESPTETLPVPPRASFTETADSPNQSTTSSRATDRHSHTPIPFDWSVLTPWIAAFYLAGVVLMLLRLLASHLRIARVRAAATPVSTGSCLEFLARLTEQWNLKVLPVLTCAEQIVVPQVTGLLRPTILLPASVMSSLSAGELELILAHELAHIRRYDLWINLLQRLAEVVLFFNPALWYLSQRISLLREYCCDEMTCRIEAEDHRSLEAARVVYSTALLRVAELAHRSRLSEQQLTSLSAAGKSPSEIRRRVARLFGEPLHEPLPVSRGGICTLLVLMLALPVFLFLTSTTAQTAEQEQPAEKTVAESQDTKPETETTAVQDTERLFQLTVVDPAGKRVPHATVEIRSDPSPIAKNIVRGKFLREATYGPFAQTNEQGELFFKIPQKLKRFNLSIKKSDFGPYWAGWSTSNHPESIPGKFTAKLDAGWSVGGVVVDEAGKPIEGAQVSPSVKYKKRPGDTSRLGVGTKITTDAEGRWRYHHVPGSKPDLHIDVNHPDYRPWRGRVARSEFGLKAGQSPTKQTVLNRGLDITGTVTDEDGKPVAGALIRTKFLNDLRKATTDEHGVYVLRGCEPRLTRVVASAKGRALELQEVRVAEDMDPVDFVLKPGGHIRIRVVDEQGKGIPKARIFFQRWRGRIDYFEFDHISQYADNKGVWEWNEAPLDEFQADICRPGGMQISDEPLLAREEEYVFTPPRALIVSGRVFDAKTKEPIKKFHVTPGLRNSDPKIGMNWIPRDAFNATDGQYQVRLHDDYPAHLVRIEAPGYQLAISRDIKTNEGDVNIDFALKPEGDITSTVLTPEKTPATNAKVALGIKGSQITVQNGKIDDGSTYATQVRTDDRGRFRFSARTEPYQLVITHPSGFAHYKSETGPLPDPLTLTPWARVEGVYHIGEKVVPNIPLTILSQVTLSYGDDEPNIFTHHDVTTGAQGRFVFERVWPGKGRINRRISLMVDEGATEATSAIRVPLTLVAGETISQDIGGTGRSVTGKLAAPEKFKGKPLWQFALIDGHRFLNPPPGIMADEDVQKDPLQYRDWIRKFRESESFEKEKIVYQNYKETRKKLLARSPSLFATVDRDGSFRIDDVPPGNYALTVRFHEHRVGKLINHIFTVPPVDQSANKDPVDLGTLTLE; encoded by the coding sequence ATGAGCTGGCACACCCTGATCGATCCGGCATTGAGCAGCCGCCTCTGCCTGACACTGCTGCACTCCCTCTGGCAGATCACCCTGGTTGCCCTGCTGGTCTGGTGCATTGACCGGCTCTGGAAATCGCTGGCCGTGGAACAGCGTTATACACTTTATGTTTCGGCACTGGTGCTGGCCTGCCTTTCGCTGCCAATCAACTTTCAATGGCTGCGAGTGACGGACACCAATCAGGCTGAACTCAGCCAGTCAGGCACCCCGGTTGTATTCAAGTCAGTCCCTCCTGCTGGGCCAGAACTGGAATCACCTACAGAGACGCTGCCTGTACCGCCCCGGGCTTCATTCACAGAGACAGCCGATTCCCCGAATCAGAGCACAACGTCATCCCGGGCAACAGATCGACACTCCCACACACCGATTCCGTTTGACTGGAGCGTACTGACTCCCTGGATCGCCGCATTCTATCTGGCGGGCGTTGTGCTGATGCTGCTGCGACTTTTGGCCAGCCATTTACGCATCGCCCGTGTGCGTGCCGCAGCCACACCAGTCTCGACAGGTTCCTGTTTGGAATTTCTTGCCCGTCTGACGGAACAATGGAATCTGAAGGTCCTCCCCGTACTGACCTGTGCCGAACAGATCGTCGTTCCACAGGTAACAGGTTTGCTGCGTCCGACCATTCTACTGCCTGCGTCCGTCATGAGCAGTCTCTCAGCCGGTGAACTGGAACTGATTCTGGCCCACGAACTGGCTCACATCAGACGTTATGATCTCTGGATCAATCTCCTGCAGCGTCTGGCGGAGGTCGTCCTGTTCTTCAATCCCGCCCTCTGGTATCTCAGCCAGCGAATCAGTCTCCTGCGGGAATACTGTTGTGATGAAATGACCTGCCGGATTGAAGCCGAGGATCACCGTTCGCTCGAGGCAGCCCGCGTTGTGTACTCCACGGCCCTGCTCCGGGTCGCAGAACTGGCGCATCGCAGCCGCCTTTCCGAACAACAGCTGACCTCACTCTCTGCTGCCGGCAAATCACCTTCCGAAATCCGCCGTCGCGTGGCGCGTCTGTTTGGAGAACCGCTCCACGAACCACTGCCCGTCTCGCGAGGGGGAATCTGTACCCTGCTGGTCCTGATGCTGGCCCTGCCGGTGTTTCTGTTTCTGACTTCAACCACGGCGCAAACCGCAGAGCAGGAACAACCCGCTGAAAAGACCGTGGCTGAATCACAAGACACGAAACCGGAAACGGAAACTACAGCAGTCCAGGACACAGAGCGGCTGTTTCAACTGACGGTTGTCGACCCCGCCGGTAAACGGGTGCCGCATGCGACGGTCGAAATTCGCAGCGATCCTTCGCCCATAGCAAAAAATATCGTCCGCGGCAAATTTCTGCGCGAGGCGACCTATGGTCCTTTCGCACAGACCAACGAACAGGGGGAACTGTTCTTCAAAATTCCGCAGAAGCTGAAGCGGTTCAACCTCAGTATTAAAAAATCCGACTTCGGCCCCTACTGGGCCGGATGGAGTACGAGCAATCATCCTGAGTCTATACCTGGGAAGTTTACCGCAAAACTCGACGCAGGCTGGTCGGTGGGAGGCGTTGTGGTAGACGAAGCAGGTAAGCCGATTGAAGGTGCCCAGGTTTCCCCCAGTGTGAAATATAAAAAACGGCCCGGTGATACGAGCAGACTGGGCGTTGGGACCAAAATTACCACGGACGCTGAAGGACGCTGGCGCTATCATCATGTTCCGGGCTCGAAACCCGATCTCCACATCGATGTGAATCATCCTGACTATCGTCCCTGGAGAGGTCGTGTCGCGCGTAGTGAATTTGGACTCAAAGCAGGCCAGAGCCCAACCAAGCAGACCGTCCTCAACCGAGGCCTGGATATTACCGGGACCGTGACGGATGAAGACGGCAAACCGGTTGCCGGTGCGTTGATTCGCACCAAATTTCTGAATGACCTCCGCAAAGCAACGACAGACGAGCACGGCGTCTATGTGCTGAGGGGATGTGAACCACGACTCACGCGGGTTGTCGCTTCTGCAAAGGGACGTGCCCTGGAGTTGCAGGAAGTACGCGTCGCTGAAGACATGGATCCCGTCGATTTTGTTCTCAAGCCAGGCGGGCACATTCGGATTCGCGTGGTCGACGAACAGGGAAAAGGCATTCCCAAGGCACGGATTTTCTTCCAACGCTGGCGCGGACGCATCGATTATTTCGAATTCGATCACATCAGTCAGTACGCCGACAACAAAGGTGTCTGGGAATGGAATGAAGCACCCCTCGATGAATTCCAGGCAGACATCTGTCGGCCGGGGGGAATGCAAATCTCAGATGAACCACTGCTCGCCCGGGAAGAAGAATATGTCTTTACTCCCCCACGTGCACTGATTGTCTCGGGGCGTGTATTTGATGCCAAAACGAAAGAACCCATCAAAAAATTCCACGTTACTCCGGGGCTGCGAAACAGTGATCCCAAAATTGGCATGAACTGGATTCCTCGCGATGCTTTTAATGCAACCGACGGTCAATACCAGGTTCGCCTGCATGATGACTATCCCGCCCATCTTGTGCGCATAGAAGCCCCCGGCTATCAACTGGCAATTTCGCGAGATATTAAAACCAATGAAGGTGACGTGAACATCGACTTCGCACTGAAACCGGAGGGTGATATCACCTCAACAGTACTGACTCCAGAGAAAACGCCTGCCACCAATGCAAAAGTGGCGTTGGGCATCAAGGGCTCTCAAATCACTGTGCAGAATGGAAAGATTGACGATGGTTCCACTTATGCCACTCAGGTTCGTACAGATGATCGCGGCCGCTTCCGTTTTTCTGCGCGTACAGAACCATACCAGTTGGTGATCACGCATCCTTCCGGTTTCGCTCATTATAAATCCGAAACGGGTCCTCTTCCCGATCCATTAACCTTGACTCCCTGGGCACGCGTAGAGGGTGTCTACCACATCGGAGAGAAAGTTGTACCCAATATTCCACTTACAATACTCAGCCAGGTCACCCTGTCATATGGTGACGATGAGCCAAATATTTTTACCCATCATGATGTCACCACGGGAGCACAGGGACGCTTCGTGTTTGAACGGGTCTGGCCAGGTAAAGGGCGTATCAACCGTCGGATCAGTCTGATGGTTGATGAAGGAGCTACCGAAGCCACATCGGCAATCCGTGTTCCACTGACATTGGTCGCAGGTGAAACCATTTCGCAGGACATCGGTGGTACCGGGCGTTCCGTTACCGGCAAACTCGCTGCCCCTGAAAAGTTTAAAGGCAAACCGCTCTGGCAGTTCGCCCTGATTGACGGACATCGCTTCCTGAATCCCCCTCCGGGAATCATGGCTGACGAGGACGTTCAGAAGGATCCGCTCCAGTACCGTGACTGGATTAGAAAATTCAGAGAGTCAGAGTCTTTTGAGAAAGAAAAGATCGTCTATCAAAACTATAAGGAGACCAGAAAAAAATTGCTCGCCAGATCACCTAGTCTGTTCGCAACTGTGGACCGTGACGGCTCGTTCCGCATCGATGATGTACCGCCTGGTAATTATGCATTAACGGTCCGTTTTCATGAACATCGTGTGGGCAAGCTTATCAATCATATCTTCACCGTCCCCCCCGTGGACCAGTCGGCCAACAAAGACCCCGTTGACCTGGGCACGCTCACGCTGGAATAA